A DNA window from Phragmites australis chromosome 11, lpPhrAust1.1, whole genome shotgun sequence contains the following coding sequences:
- the LOC133884706 gene encoding lichenase-2-like — translation MARQGVASMFAMALLLGVFASVPQSVEAIGVCYGMSANNLPAASTVVGLYKSNGINSMRLYAPDQGALQSVGGTGISVIVGAPNDVLSNLAASPAAAASWVRNNIQAYPTVSFRYVSVGNEVAGGATQNLAPAMENVHSALAAAGLGHIKVTTSVSQAILGVFSPPSAAEFTGEAQAFMGPVLQFLARTGAPLMANIYPYLAYAYSPGAIDKNYALFTASGTVVQDGAYGYQNLFDTTVDAFYFAMARHGGSGVPVVVSETGWPSGGGMDATPANARIYNQNLINHVRRGTPRHPGAIETYVFSMFNENQKESGVEQNWGLFYPNMQHVYPISFN, via the exons atGGCAAGGCAAGGTGTAGCCTCCATGTTCGCCATGGCATTGCTCCTCGGGGTCTTTGCCTCCGTCCCCCAAA GTGTTGAGGCCATCGGGGTGTGCTACGGCATGAGCGCCAATAACctgccggcggcgagcaccGTCGTCGGCCTGTACAAGTCGAACGGCATCAACTCGATGCGGCTGTACGCGCCGGACCAGGGGGCGCTCCAGTCCGTGGGGGGCACGGGCATCAGCGTCATCGTGGGCGCGCCCAACGACGTGCTGTCCAACCTCGCCGCCAgccccgccgcggccgcctcctGGGTCCGCAACAACATCCAGGCCTACCCAACCGTCTCCTTCCGCTACGTCTCTGTCGGCAACGAGGTGGCCGGCGGCGCGACGCAGAACCTGGCCCCGGCCATGGAGAACGTCCACTCCGCGCTGGCCGCGGCGGGGCTGGGCCACATCAAGGTGACCACGTCGGTGTCGCAGGCGATCCTCGGCGTGTTCAGCCCGCCCTCCGCCGCCGAGTTCACCGGCGAGGCGCAGGCGTTCATGGGCCCCGTCCTGCAGTTCCTGGCGCGCACCGGCGCCCCGCTCATGGCCAACATCTACCCCTACTTGGCCTATGCCTACAGCCCGGGTGCCATAGACAAGAACTACGCGCTTTTCACCGCGTCGGGCACCGTCGTGCAGGACGGAGCCTACGGATACCAGAACCTCTTCGACACGACCGTCGACGCCTTCTACTTTGCGATGGCCAGGCACGGCGGGTCCGGCGTGCCGGTGGTGGTCTCGGAGACCGGGTGGCCGTCCGGCGGCGGCATGGATGCGACGCCGGCGAACGCTAGGATATACAACCAGAACCTGATCAACCACGTCAGGCGCGGCACGCCGAGGCACCCGGGCGCCATCGAGACGTACGTCTTCTCCATGTTCAACGAGAACCAGAAGGAGAGCGGCGTGGAGCAGAACTGGGGGCTCTTCTACCCAAACATGCAGCACGTCTACCCCATCAGCTTCAACTGA